Part of the Vigna angularis cultivar LongXiaoDou No.4 chromosome 1, ASM1680809v1, whole genome shotgun sequence genome, aaagaaacggagttagtgggctgatgatgtggcagtactTATTGATTACGTGTCAAAAGATATGCTTACGTGTGTTGGTTAATTAGGAAATAAATTAGGGAAGAAAGGATTTTATTCAGAAATTGGGGGAGGATGAGACCTACCGCGCGACGCCAACCCAAGGACTCTTTCCTTCCTCCACCGCCACCCACTCCAGTCGACTTCCACCGCCGCCAGTACCCCTCCCGCGACTCCGACGTCAGCAGCCGCCCCTCATCCGTTGGCGTCGGCGGACGCCCCACTCTCGATTTCTACAAAGACCGCCAGTTCCAGCAAACGGTAGTTTCCACCATCAACTCCTTCCTCTCCTCGCACAATTTCCCAATCACCTTCAAAACAACCTTCCCCTCTGCCAAAGACATCCTCGAAACCCTAAAATTCCTCCTTTCAAGGATGAGTTGCTCACTTTACAGGTTTTATAGTCTCTTTCCTAAACCTCAAGCAGCAGAGCATATGTTCATAAGTTCATAACTTAACTCCTCGTATAACTAACTAAAGAAgcacaaagaaacacaagtacCAGAAAGAGAGATACTACATACAGTGGTGGCCTTTACTAGCTGCAATATGCAAGGGATCAAATCCCGATCGGTTCTTCTTGGAAACAGTCTGAGCAGTGGAATGGTTGAGAAGCTCCTTCACGACATGGAGATGACCCTTTTCAGCTGCAGTGAACAAAGGGGTCTCACCGAGCTCGTTCTCTTCGTTGACGAGGCAAGCTCGCACTTCCGCAATCTCGATGTCGAGATCGTCGTCGTCGCCGTCGCCGAGAGTTCCCATAACCTGAGATTCGACGTCGAGAAGGATCTGTCTCACGGCGCCGACGTCGCCCCTCTGTGCCGCCCAGGTGCAGCTCCGTGTCGTTATGCCGCCCCGTCACTTGCTTCACGTACTTCTTCCTCCCCGTCTGGTCGATGCGCTTCCCCGAGTTCGAAAGCACCAGCGCCGGAGCTGTCGATGAGGACGGCGACGGCGACGGTGACGGCGATATCTCAGAAAGTGGATTCTGAAAGGCTGATGCTGGGATCGGCGATGGGGGGTCCTTTTCTCCTTGCCCGTCAGCTCCCGTTCCTGATACAAGCAAAAGGGTGAtcgaaaaatgaaaaatttagaaGAGTGAAGAAatatagaaagagagagagagagggagaaccTGTTTGGTTTGGGTGAGAGGCCATTGAGATGGTGGAAGAAGGAACAGAGGAGACTGTGGAAGTGAAGGGAGTAAGAGGAAGATGGTTTTGGATTGTTATGATTTCAAGATATTGAGAATCTTAAAGGAAAGGAAGATGGGTGGAAGGAAAGTGGAGAAACAGACTCAGAAACACGAAACTTCAGAGAAACACACGCATTCGGAGGAAGACACTTTGGACTTTTGACACGTAATCAATAAGTACTGCCACATCATCGGCCCACTAACTCCGTTtctttctatttaacggaagggactcattagactcaaaaaattacaagtaaggatccattgcactcacatttctagaaagggactaacttgagattttcgaatcaaagtggggacaaaattgggtattatgcCTATTTATAAACGAGACATATTTTTACCATTGtattcgttgtcttaatcaaatatgttaaaatttggGTATAATGATCATAATATCAAACTTCTtaaatttgtgttgtttttcaaaatagatTTAACGAGTCTGTCTTATAGGAAACAATTCCAAATCTAATATAATATAGAGAATTTATGTGTAAGTTTAAGTTTTGTGTaaataaaaagttgaatttTAATAATAGAAACTCATGAACCcatcatttaatgttttaaattggAGAtagcataatttttttatataattggaTTCATGTTTATTTTGCATCTCCTGAATAAATTCTCTCTCGATAAATCCATTTGTTATCCGCTTAAAGAGGAATCCAAGTGTTATGTTGAGCATGTCTTTTCTTTAAAATGCCATTAAGATTTTTCAACTAAGATGATACGTGAAAAAAACCGTTcacataaaagtaaaatatataaaaaccaACAAGAAAGTGCTgtagttatttttaataaagattatTAGAATTTTTAGTAGATTTggttgaataaataaaatttcaaaaattgtaaaacaactcacaataatataaaagaaaatgtttttcttttgaataaaagttataacaagaacttatttatttagtatatgTTTACTCAATCAACCTTAATTTATAGATGAATTTTCTTACCTCAGATTTTTTAGACATTAAGATATTCTCTTTGGTGCAAACGATATGagatttaaacaaattttaaataatttataataatgaaaaagtaaaaaaaaaatatattgaaaatgaaattatacaGCATTTCGATTGAATGACAACGTCAAATAGCAAGTGCAAGCAGAGGTAAAGCAAGAGCATGTTCTTTCCCTAACCttgttcaaattcaaaaattctAAACGAAGCGGGAGAAGAGAAGACACAACAACAATGGCGAACAACAAGAGCTCCAAGAAACCAGTCAGTCTCAATGATAGTCACTATCGCTTCCTCCAAGAGCATTCCGCTCCCCCGAAACCCTCTTCCAAACCTTTCGGTAACGTTtcacttttttctcttttcttctttcttttttctatttcaatttctttctcaTCAACCTACCTCTTTTTTTTCGCAGATGAAGAATCGATCGAATCCTCCGCGCGAAAACAGGAACACCAAAACATTCCTCAATTCTCCGCAATCACCGACTTCGATTCTCCAATCGGTACTTTCATTCTACCATCCACTCTCGCTGTTTACTTCTCACGCTTGTTCTCACCTTCTTATTACTGTTATGGTTAGCCTCGGAAGAGAAACACGAACCGATCAAGGTACATGAAGCAGAAGAAGTTGTAGCTCCGTCCTACGATATTTCTACTACTGGTAAGTGTTATATTTTCTGCTTCACTTCAATCTGAATCACCACCGTCCTTATAATCTGCCACACTCGATTAATATTCGTATTATTAGGGCAAGACTCGGACAAGAAACACGAGCCAATCATCtttcaagaagaagaacaagaagaaggtTCGTCCGACGTGGTTATTTCTTCCACTAGTAAGTGTTATCTTATCTGGCTCACATTAATTTTCAATCAGTGCCGTCGTGGAAATCTAAATACTCGATTGTTTTGGTTGTTAGGGCAAAACACGGATGAGAAATACGAACCGACATTTTTTGAAGAAGAAGCTCCTCCCGACGTGGTTGATTTTGCCCCTAGTAAGTGTTGTCTTCTCTGCCTCACTTTTAACCTGCAATCAGCACTGTTGTTAAaatgttgttgctgttgttgttatatttattttcagaGGAAGAAAGGACGACGAAGATGAAAGTAAAGGGGCGGCGGCGCCTATGTAAGATTGTGCATGAAGACGCTGGAAAAAGCGTGGCGGTTGATGAGTCCAAGTTTGATGAACTGATCGACCTTGATTCACCGATTCCGGTGCCCAAAAACGTCGTCCAGATCGAGGAGAGTGGGGGCAAGAATGAAATCAGGGATATTTTGACTGAACTGAACGCCAAGTTTGAGTTGCTATCGGTTGAGAGGAAGCCCAGGCCGAAGCGTGTTGAGGGTTTGGTTGCAGGTAAAGAAAGTTACGATGATGAGGGTTTAGAGTATGGGAGTGCAGGGTCTTCGTTTTCTCCGCAGCAGGAGAGCTTGGCTGAGGGTAATAAGAATGATGATGGCGACTGTATTGAGTATGATTCAGACGATTCGGTTCAAGTG contains:
- the LOC108325681 gene encoding ankyrin repeat-containing protein ITN1, which codes for MASHPNQTGTGADGQGEKDPPSPIPASAFQNPLSEISPSPSPSPSSSTAPALVLSNSGKRIDQTGRKKYVKQVTGRHNDTELHLGGTEGRRRRRETDPSRRRISGYGNSRRRRRRRSRHRDCGSASLPRQRRERAR